From a single Paraburkholderia sp. D15 genomic region:
- the lpdA gene encoding dihydrolipoyl dehydrogenase, whose translation MSLVEVKVPDIGDFKDVDVIEVNIKPGDVIENEQALMTLESDKASIEVPSDIAGTVKEVRVKAGDKVSQGTVIALVESAADAPAAKDAPKAPASEPVKAPAEAKPQAAAPAAAPKAAASAPQAGSFSGSADIECDMLVLGSGPGGYSAAFRSADLGMKTVLVERYSTLGGVCLNVGCIPSKALLHTALVIDEAEALGSHGITFGKPQIDLDKLRDFKSSVVKKLTGGLAGMAKARKVEVVTGTGSFVDPNHMEVQTEGGKKVVKFKQAIIAAGSEAVKLPFIPEDPRVVDSTGALELRQIPQRMLVIGGGIIGLEMATVYATLGAKIDVVEMLDGLMAGADRDLVKVWEKYNSKRFANVMLKTKTTAAEAKDDGIYVSFEGEKAPAEAQRYDLVLVAVGRTPNGKKIGADKAGVAVTERGFIDVDKQMRTNVPHIFAIGDIVGQPMLAHKAVHEGHVAAEVAHGEKAYFDALQIPSVAYTDPEVAWAGKTEDQLKAAGIKFGKAVFPWAASGRAIANGRDEGFTKLLFDEETHRVIGGGIVGLNAGDLISEVCLAIEMGADATDIGKTIHPHPTLGESIGMAAELYEGVCTDLPPQKKK comes from the coding sequence ATGAGTCTCGTCGAAGTAAAAGTGCCGGATATCGGTGACTTCAAGGACGTCGATGTCATTGAAGTCAACATCAAACCGGGCGACGTCATCGAGAACGAACAAGCTCTCATGACCCTCGAGTCCGATAAGGCCTCCATCGAAGTGCCCAGCGACATCGCCGGCACTGTCAAGGAAGTTCGCGTCAAAGCCGGTGACAAAGTCTCGCAAGGTACCGTCATCGCGCTAGTCGAATCCGCCGCCGATGCACCGGCCGCTAAAGATGCCCCCAAGGCACCTGCCAGCGAACCGGTCAAGGCACCGGCTGAAGCGAAGCCGCAAGCGGCTGCTCCCGCCGCCGCGCCCAAGGCCGCCGCGTCCGCGCCGCAAGCAGGTAGCTTCTCCGGTAGCGCCGATATCGAATGCGACATGCTCGTGCTCGGTTCGGGCCCCGGCGGCTACTCCGCCGCGTTCCGCTCGGCCGACCTCGGCATGAAGACCGTGCTCGTCGAACGCTATTCGACGCTCGGCGGCGTGTGTCTGAACGTCGGCTGCATTCCGTCGAAGGCGCTGCTGCATACCGCGCTCGTCATCGACGAAGCCGAAGCGCTCGGCTCGCACGGCATCACGTTCGGCAAGCCGCAGATCGATCTCGACAAACTGCGTGACTTCAAGTCCAGCGTCGTCAAGAAGCTCACCGGCGGTCTCGCCGGCATGGCCAAGGCGCGTAAGGTCGAAGTCGTCACCGGTACGGGCTCGTTCGTCGATCCGAACCACATGGAAGTGCAGACCGAAGGCGGCAAGAAAGTCGTCAAGTTCAAGCAGGCCATCATCGCCGCAGGCTCGGAAGCGGTGAAGCTGCCGTTCATTCCGGAAGACCCGCGCGTGGTCGACTCGACCGGCGCGCTCGAACTGCGTCAGATCCCGCAACGCATGCTCGTGATCGGCGGCGGCATCATCGGCCTGGAAATGGCCACGGTGTACGCGACGCTCGGCGCGAAGATCGACGTCGTCGAAATGCTCGACGGTCTGATGGCCGGCGCGGATCGCGATCTGGTCAAGGTCTGGGAAAAGTACAACAGCAAGCGTTTCGCCAACGTCATGCTGAAGACCAAAACCACCGCGGCCGAAGCGAAGGACGACGGCATCTACGTGTCGTTCGAAGGCGAAAAGGCGCCGGCCGAAGCGCAACGCTACGACCTCGTGCTGGTCGCCGTCGGCCGTACGCCGAACGGCAAGAAGATCGGTGCGGATAAGGCCGGCGTCGCGGTGACCGAGCGTGGCTTCATCGACGTCGACAAGCAGATGCGCACCAACGTGCCGCACATCTTCGCGATCGGCGACATCGTCGGTCAGCCGATGCTCGCGCACAAGGCCGTGCACGAAGGCCACGTCGCCGCGGAAGTCGCGCATGGCGAGAAGGCTTACTTCGACGCGCTGCAGATTCCGTCGGTGGCGTACACCGATCCGGAAGTGGCGTGGGCCGGCAAGACGGAAGACCAGTTGAAGGCCGCCGGCATCAAGTTCGGCAAGGCGGTGTTCCCGTGGGCCGCATCGGGCCGCGCGATCGCCAACGGCCGCGACGAAGGCTTCACGAAGCTGCTGTTCGACGAGGAAACGCATCGCGTGATCGGCGGCGGGATCGTCGGTCTGAATGCGGGCGACCTGATCAGCGAAGTCTGTCTCGCGATCGAAATGGGTGCGGACGCAACGGATATCGGCAAGACGATCCATCCGCATCCGACGCTCGGCGAATCGATCGGCATGGCCGCCGAGTTGTACGAAGGCGTCTGTACCGACCTGCCGCCGCAGAAAAAGAAGTAA
- the aceF gene encoding dihydrolipoyllysine-residue acetyltransferase, translated as MSQAIEVKVPDIGDYKDIPVIEVLVKAGDTVEKEQSLVTLESDKATMDVPSSAAGVVKEVKVKVGDNVSEGVLIVVLEAAEGGAAAPAPAPAPAAAPAPAPAAAPAPAPAPAAAPAASGGGLQDVKVPDIGDYKDIPVIEVSVKVGDRVEKEQSLVTLESDKATMDVPSSVAGVVKEVKVKVGDNVSEGSVIVVVEAEGGAAAPAPAPAPKQAAEKPSDAPATPSPAPAQPSALAQAPVIQAGEGGARQASHASPSVRKFARELGVDVAQVPGTGPKGRITQADVTAFVKGVMSGQRAAPAGAAAPAAAGGGELNLLPWPKVDFTKFGPVDAKPLSRIKKISGANLHRNWVMIPHVTNNDEADITDLEALRVQLNKENEKSGVKVTMLAFVIKAVVSALKQFPTFNASLDGDNLVFKQYFHIGFAADTPNGLVVPVIRDADKKGLIEIAKEMAELSKLARDGKLKPDQMQGGCFSISSLGGIGGTNFTPIINAPEVAILGLSRGAMKPVWDGKQFVPRLTLPLSLSYDHRVIDGAAAARFNAYLGAILADFRRVIL; from the coding sequence ATGAGTCAAGCGATCGAAGTCAAGGTGCCGGACATCGGCGATTACAAGGACATTCCTGTGATCGAGGTGCTGGTGAAGGCGGGTGATACCGTCGAGAAAGAGCAGTCGCTCGTTACGCTGGAATCCGACAAGGCGACCATGGACGTGCCGAGCTCGGCCGCCGGCGTCGTCAAGGAAGTGAAGGTCAAGGTCGGCGACAACGTGTCGGAAGGCGTGCTGATCGTCGTGCTGGAAGCGGCTGAAGGCGGCGCGGCTGCGCCGGCTCCGGCGCCCGCACCGGCGGCAGCGCCCGCACCGGCTCCTGCCGCGGCGCCCGCGCCGGCACCGGCCCCTGCCGCGGCGCCCGCCGCGAGCGGCGGCGGTCTGCAGGACGTGAAGGTTCCCGATATCGGCGACTACAAAGACATTCCGGTGATCGAAGTGTCGGTGAAGGTCGGCGACCGCGTCGAGAAGGAACAGTCGCTGGTCACGCTCGAATCGGACAAGGCGACCATGGACGTGCCGAGCTCCGTCGCCGGCGTCGTCAAGGAAGTGAAGGTCAAGGTCGGCGACAACGTGTCGGAAGGCTCGGTGATCGTGGTGGTGGAAGCCGAAGGCGGCGCCGCTGCTCCGGCTCCGGCGCCCGCGCCGAAGCAGGCCGCCGAGAAGCCGTCCGACGCACCGGCCACGCCGTCGCCCGCGCCCGCGCAGCCGTCGGCGCTCGCTCAGGCGCCGGTGATTCAGGCAGGCGAGGGTGGTGCGCGTCAGGCGAGCCACGCGTCGCCGTCGGTACGCAAGTTCGCGCGCGAACTCGGGGTCGACGTCGCGCAGGTGCCGGGTACGGGTCCGAAGGGCCGTATTACCCAGGCCGACGTGACCGCGTTCGTCAAGGGCGTGATGAGCGGCCAGCGTGCCGCGCCGGCCGGTGCCGCGGCGCCGGCGGCCGCAGGCGGCGGCGAGCTGAATCTGCTGCCGTGGCCGAAGGTCGATTTCACCAAGTTCGGTCCGGTCGATGCGAAGCCGTTGTCGCGCATCAAGAAGATATCGGGCGCGAACCTGCATCGCAACTGGGTCATGATTCCGCACGTCACCAATAACGACGAAGCGGATATCACCGATCTCGAAGCGCTGCGCGTGCAGTTGAACAAGGAAAACGAGAAGTCCGGCGTGAAGGTCACGATGCTGGCGTTCGTGATCAAGGCGGTGGTTTCCGCGTTGAAGCAGTTCCCGACGTTCAATGCCAGCCTCGACGGCGATAACCTGGTGTTCAAGCAGTACTTCCATATCGGGTTTGCTGCCGATACGCCGAATGGGTTGGTCGTTCCTGTGATTCGCGATGCGGACAAGAAAGGTCTTATCGAGATCGCGAAGGAAATGGCTGAACTGTCCAAGCTGGCTCGTGACGGCAAGCTGAAGCCGGATCAGATGCAAGGTGGGTGCTTCTCGATTTCGTCGCTGGGCGGGATTGGCGGCACCAACTTCACGCCGATTATCAATGCGCCTGAAGTCGCCATTCTGGGGCTGTCGCGCGGCGCGATGAAGCCGGTTTGGGATGGGAAGCAGTTCGTGCCGCGGTTGACGTTGCCGTTGTCGTTGTCGTATGACCATCGGGTGATTGATGGGGCTGCGGCGGCTCGGTTTAATGCTTATCTGGGTGCGATTCTTGCCGATTTTCGGCGTGTGATTCTGTGA